Proteins from a single region of Sporosarcina sp. P33:
- a CDS encoding DEAD/DEAH box helicase, with the protein MNKYGNEITSSLERLQTENMYLKMILETHLPGFQVKEPHMVVTDHSTAQEKVQLFQSIFRGRTDVYATRWEMQNGKSGYSPARQRNKYIPLTDQTIYDHLSGKHVIGLYPLLANNSCWFLAVDFDKKNWQRDVLSFASICKETRIPFSIERSRSGNGAHIWIFFSHPLSASLARHLGYALMEKADNKMSAELESFDRLFPTQDHLPTAASLGNLIALPLQRYARDLGNSVFVDENFRPFEDQWLYLSCIQKVDPLAIEHYVNLLGVTGRGDKTTANPDVLRAVKKNGIHFTLADLSDSLLSQLEEVASFGNPEYFKAKAKRLSTYNIPAVIEGFDKTITHLILPRGCEQAIHELLSSKGIQPEWINERFSGSPIEVNFHGTLSSQQFDALQQLRAHDSGILAAGTGFGKTVTAAALIAEQKVNTLIIVNRKQLMNQWIDQLSLFLDIPRNEIGQFGGGKRMSTGRIDVATIQTLTSNGIDPVITQYGQVIVDECHHLSAYTYEQLMKMVRAKHVYGLTATPVRKDGLHPIITMQCGPVLYKTDAKEQALTRPFHHFILERKTSYQTASENIQQMYNEIAEDTKRNQLIFDDVLSALEEGKTPLILTERISHVKILHRLFKGFAKNIVVLSGDLTKKEQDQALEMIQDLPMEEELLIIATGKYIGEGFDFPRLDALFLTMPISWKGLLTQYVGRLHRNYSQKQEVRVYDYIDHNVPSLVQMSKKRSKGFRDLGYVSKTGGTCSSEQMKLF; encoded by the coding sequence ATGAATAAATATGGAAATGAGATAACTTCATCACTTGAAAGATTACAGACTGAAAATATGTATTTAAAAATGATCCTGGAAACCCATCTGCCAGGATTTCAAGTTAAAGAACCCCACATGGTAGTTACTGATCATTCGACAGCCCAGGAAAAGGTGCAGCTTTTCCAAAGTATATTTCGCGGCAGGACAGATGTTTATGCAACCAGATGGGAAATGCAAAATGGCAAGAGCGGTTATTCCCCCGCTCGTCAACGTAACAAGTACATTCCCCTTACTGATCAGACAATTTACGATCATCTAAGCGGCAAACATGTAATCGGGCTATACCCCCTTTTAGCAAATAACTCATGCTGGTTTCTTGCAGTTGATTTTGATAAAAAGAATTGGCAGCGTGATGTGCTGTCATTCGCAAGTATTTGCAAAGAAACCCGAATTCCTTTCAGTATCGAAAGATCCCGCTCAGGCAACGGTGCACATATATGGATTTTCTTCTCCCATCCTTTATCTGCTTCACTCGCCCGCCATCTTGGTTACGCTTTGATGGAAAAAGCGGATAATAAAATGTCTGCAGAACTAGAGTCATTCGATCGTTTATTTCCAACCCAGGATCACTTACCTACTGCTGCTAGTTTAGGTAACTTAATAGCCTTGCCATTACAGCGCTATGCACGGGATTTAGGCAATAGTGTATTTGTGGATGAAAATTTCCGGCCGTTTGAAGATCAATGGCTGTACTTATCCTGTATACAGAAAGTTGATCCACTTGCCATCGAACATTACGTAAACTTGCTCGGCGTAACTGGCCGCGGCGATAAAACTACTGCAAACCCTGATGTCCTGCGAGCCGTCAAAAAGAACGGTATTCATTTTACATTGGCGGATTTATCAGATTCACTTTTATCGCAGCTTGAAGAAGTTGCTTCTTTTGGAAATCCAGAATATTTTAAAGCAAAAGCCAAAAGACTATCTACATATAATATCCCGGCCGTGATTGAAGGTTTTGATAAAACTATTACCCACCTCATTCTTCCCCGGGGATGTGAACAGGCTATTCACGAATTACTATCCTCAAAAGGAATTCAACCGGAATGGATAAACGAACGGTTTTCAGGCAGTCCAATTGAAGTAAATTTTCACGGAACTTTGTCATCACAACAGTTCGATGCACTGCAACAATTACGGGCGCATGACAGTGGAATTTTGGCAGCCGGCACGGGATTTGGAAAAACCGTAACTGCAGCAGCGTTAATTGCCGAACAGAAAGTCAATACGCTCATCATTGTGAATCGTAAGCAATTAATGAATCAATGGATCGACCAACTCTCACTGTTTCTGGACATACCCCGCAATGAAATAGGGCAATTTGGCGGGGGCAAGCGTATGTCGACGGGAAGAATTGATGTAGCTACGATTCAAACACTCACTTCTAATGGTATCGATCCTGTTATCACGCAGTATGGACAAGTTATTGTAGATGAATGTCATCACCTTTCAGCCTATACCTATGAACAATTAATGAAGATGGTGCGAGCAAAGCATGTGTATGGTCTGACGGCGACACCTGTCCGAAAAGATGGACTTCACCCGATAATTACCATGCAATGCGGGCCGGTCTTATACAAAACAGACGCTAAAGAGCAGGCGCTCACACGGCCGTTCCATCATTTCATCCTAGAAAGAAAAACTTCTTATCAAACCGCTTCTGAAAATATTCAGCAAATGTACAATGAAATTGCAGAGGACACTAAACGCAATCAATTAATTTTCGACGATGTACTTAGTGCGCTGGAAGAAGGTAAAACACCATTAATTCTGACTGAAAGAATTAGCCATGTGAAAATACTTCATCGTTTATTTAAAGGTTTCGCCAAAAATATCGTTGTGCTTTCGGGTGACCTGACTAAAAAAGAGCAGGACCAAGCATTAGAAATGATTCAAGATCTGCCAATGGAGGAGGAACTGTTAATTATAGCGACTGGAAAGTACATTGGTGAGGGTTTTGACTTTCCGAGATTGGATGCACTTTTTTTGACTATGCCTATTTCTTGGAAGGGACTCCTTACACAATACGTTGGGAGGCTGCATCGGAACTATTCCCAAAAGCAAGAAGTACGCGTATACGATTACATTGATCATAACGTACCAAGCCTTGTACAAATGTCCAAAAAACGGTCAAAAGGCTTTCGGGATTTGGGCTATGTCAGCAAAACAGGCGGTACATGCAGTTCGGAGCAAATGAAGCTATTTTGA
- a CDS encoding GRAM domain-containing protein, with product MADFRENEKVQYEIPANLRKSIDYVSGNLFITDQRFIFQPRNMHFQRDIIEFEISDINNIDSSYVLGIVPNGITAELKDGTMHTFVLESSHFVKCDEILKSVWALMNND from the coding sequence ATGGCGGATTTCCGCGAGAATGAAAAAGTTCAATATGAAATTCCGGCAAACTTGCGTAAGAGTATAGATTACGTCAGCGGTAATTTATTCATCACTGATCAGCGCTTTATCTTCCAGCCCCGCAATATGCATTTTCAAAGAGATATTATCGAATTCGAGATCAGCGACATTAATAATATCGATTCATCGTATGTACTGGGCATAGTCCCAAATGGCATTACAGCTGAATTAAAAGACGGTACGATGCACACCTTTGTTTTAGAGAGTTCTCATTTTGTAAAGTGCGATGAAATTCTAAAAAGTGTCTGGGCTCTTATGAATAACGACTAG
- a CDS encoding LacI family DNA-binding transcriptional regulator — protein sequence MEWLANIRDVAGKAGVSVATVSRYLNNKGYISEDAKRVISQAIEELNYQPSMIARSLSTKQTTFIGLIVPDIVNPFFPELARAIEDVALAYDYTVILCNSDEELEKEIKYVQTLQRKYVAGFIVATSHEKAEHYTELNVPIVAIDRRIHSSIPYIATDNREGARVGTEHLLQSGCKNILCMRGPSGLGPADDRFDGFNDAVNGKDVKTHVVECPFQFEASEKIVQDILQDVPIDGIFASSDVTAAGAMKAAHSLGIHVPDQLQIVGYDGTMLAGQLTPGLTTVAQDLYKIGATAARMLIKLIEGQELTEREVLIPAELLIRETTRSGA from the coding sequence GTGGAATGGTTGGCGAATATTCGGGATGTTGCGGGAAAAGCAGGGGTTTCGGTAGCGACTGTTTCACGCTATTTAAATAATAAAGGATACATAAGTGAGGACGCGAAACGGGTGATTTCGCAGGCGATTGAAGAGCTTAATTATCAGCCGAGTATGATTGCGCGTTCGCTCAGCACAAAGCAAACGACATTTATCGGCCTGATTGTTCCGGACATTGTGAATCCGTTCTTTCCGGAGCTGGCGCGGGCGATCGAAGATGTTGCGCTGGCGTATGATTATACCGTGATTTTATGCAATTCGGATGAAGAGCTGGAAAAAGAAATTAAGTATGTTCAGACGCTTCAGCGAAAGTATGTGGCGGGTTTTATTGTGGCGACAAGTCATGAAAAAGCGGAACACTATACTGAATTAAATGTGCCGATTGTAGCAATTGACCGCAGAATTCATTCGTCGATTCCGTATATTGCAACGGATAACCGGGAAGGTGCGCGCGTTGGGACGGAGCATTTATTGCAGAGCGGCTGTAAAAATATTCTTTGCATGAGAGGTCCTTCGGGATTGGGCCCGGCGGATGACCGGTTCGACGGATTCAATGACGCGGTGAATGGGAAAGACGTAAAGACGCATGTTGTGGAATGTCCGTTTCAGTTTGAAGCGTCCGAAAAGATTGTCCAGGACATATTGCAGGACGTGCCGATTGACGGGATTTTCGCGAGCAGTGATGTGACGGCGGCAGGGGCAATGAAAGCTGCCCATTCGCTCGGAATTCATGTTCCGGATCAGCTTCAAATCGTCGGGTATGACGGCACGATGCTTGCAGGCCAATTAACACCCGGATTGACGACGGTAGCGCAGGATTTATATAAAATTGGCGCAACGGCAGCGAGGATGCTCATTAAATTAATTGAAGGGCAGGAACTGACGGAGCGTGAAGTATTAATTCCGGCAGAGCTGCTCATTCGGGAAACGACAAGGAGTGGAGCATGA
- the rbsK gene encoding ribokinase, giving the protein MITVIGSANMDLVVGTENFPDQGETVLGNVFDTVPGGKGANQAIAAARLGSETNMVACVGSDLFGTSIVNNMQQNHVNTAGVRTEEGASGIANILLSEGDNRIIVVPGANSLLMPAHIDEVEDVIKRSKLVMLQLEIPIPTVIYTLAKCQAIGIPVLLNPAPARGFELDMMPSISYLTPNETECEQIFGMNMTDALEKYPNRLIITLGKDGARYFDGERHVIVEGFPTKAVDTTGAGDTFNGAFAHAIVAGMELEKAVRFANAAASLSVEKFGAQGGMPSAEEVAARLEEMK; this is encoded by the coding sequence ATGATAACAGTCATTGGCAGTGCCAATATGGATCTGGTAGTGGGCACGGAAAATTTCCCGGATCAGGGAGAGACAGTTCTTGGAAATGTGTTTGATACGGTGCCAGGCGGAAAAGGTGCGAACCAGGCGATTGCGGCAGCACGGCTTGGAAGTGAAACAAATATGGTCGCTTGCGTAGGCAGTGATTTATTCGGCACGAGTATCGTGAATAATATGCAGCAGAATCATGTAAACACTGCAGGCGTCCGTACAGAAGAAGGGGCTTCCGGCATTGCAAATATTCTGCTGTCGGAAGGAGACAATCGGATTATCGTAGTACCTGGTGCAAACTCCTTGCTGATGCCTGCACATATCGATGAAGTGGAAGATGTCATCAAGCGCAGCAAATTGGTGATGCTGCAGCTGGAAATTCCAATACCTACTGTGATATACACATTGGCGAAATGTCAGGCAATCGGCATTCCTGTTCTGTTGAATCCTGCGCCGGCTCGCGGTTTTGAACTGGATATGATGCCTTCGATTTCCTATTTGACGCCAAATGAAACAGAATGTGAACAAATTTTCGGCATGAACATGACAGATGCCTTAGAAAAATATCCAAACCGTTTGATTATCACACTGGGGAAAGACGGAGCCCGGTACTTTGACGGTGAACGCCATGTCATCGTGGAAGGGTTCCCGACGAAAGCGGTAGATACGACGGGAGCAGGCGATACATTTAATGGGGCGTTTGCGCATGCGATCGTCGCGGGGATGGAGCTGGAAAAAGCGGTCCGTTTCGCCAATGCGGCGGCTTCATTATCCGTAGAGAAGTTTGGCGCACAAGGCGGTATGCCGAGCGCAGAGGAAGTAGCCGCGCGGTTGGAGGAAATGAAATGA
- the rbsD gene encoding D-ribose pyranase: MKKHGMINREIAAVLAKMGHTDQLTIADCGLPIPEGVPCIDLSYTLGKPGFTEILFEILEDFQAEKVYIAGEMKLENPHVYSEINQLECPVAELTHEQLKEQSRQSKVIIRTGEATPYANIIVQSGVIF; encoded by the coding sequence ATGAAAAAGCATGGCATGATCAATCGGGAAATTGCGGCGGTCCTGGCTAAAATGGGCCATACGGATCAGCTGACGATTGCGGATTGCGGTTTGCCGATTCCTGAAGGTGTTCCTTGCATCGATCTTTCCTACACGTTGGGAAAACCAGGATTTACGGAAATTTTATTTGAAATATTAGAAGATTTTCAAGCGGAAAAAGTATATATTGCAGGCGAAATGAAATTAGAGAACCCGCATGTGTACAGCGAAATCAATCAGTTGGAATGCCCGGTTGCTGAGCTGACGCATGAACAGCTGAAAGAACAGTCAAGACAGTCCAAAGTGATTATTCGTACAGGAGAAGCGACACCTTATGCCAATATTATCGTGCAGTCAGGCGTCATATTCTGA
- a CDS encoding sugar ABC transporter ATP-binding protein: MIAMSGISKSFNGNKVLENVEFDVVKGEIHALMGENGAGKSTLMKILTGIYSRDSGEIWVKGEKVEFKNAQEAEAAGIAVIHQELNILPDLTVAENFYLGNEKTFGKTGILKTKEMNRQAEEILAKLGLHVDARTITRELSVGKQQIIEIAKAVSSNAELIIMDEPTAALTDREIETLFQTVRALQAEGVSFVYISHRMEEIFAMCDRITILRDGQYVGVRNIKETTFEEVVQMMVGRELGERFPARSSEIGEVKLKVEGLARGDIFEDVSFEVHKGEVVGIAGLMGAGRTEVIQSIFGFKKPTAGKIFIDGKQVVISNPLQAKKLGIGFVTEDRKSEGLILDFSVKENMCLTNFNRISQSGVIQKNKEKNLYDTMSKRLGVRTSGPEQVVKSLSGGNQQKVVIAKWLGIEPDILFLDEPTRGVDVGAKKEIYSIINELSERGVAIVMVSSELPEVIGMADRVLVMHEGQLMADLPKEEMTQERIMHFATGGDKVVQD; this comes from the coding sequence ATGATTGCGATGAGCGGGATATCGAAAAGTTTTAATGGAAACAAAGTGCTCGAAAATGTCGAGTTTGACGTAGTGAAAGGTGAAATCCATGCGCTTATGGGAGAGAATGGCGCAGGAAAGTCCACGCTGATGAAGATTCTGACCGGTATTTACAGCCGTGATTCAGGAGAGATTTGGGTGAAAGGCGAGAAGGTGGAATTCAAAAACGCCCAAGAAGCCGAGGCAGCGGGAATTGCGGTTATTCACCAAGAGCTTAATATTTTGCCGGATCTGACCGTTGCAGAGAACTTTTATTTAGGCAATGAAAAGACGTTCGGGAAAACGGGGATTTTGAAGACGAAGGAAATGAATCGCCAGGCGGAAGAGATTTTGGCAAAACTCGGCTTGCATGTCGATGCGCGTACGATCACGCGTGAATTATCTGTCGGTAAGCAGCAAATCATTGAAATTGCAAAAGCTGTTTCCTCGAATGCGGAATTGATCATCATGGACGAGCCGACTGCAGCACTGACCGACCGTGAAATCGAAACGTTATTTCAGACTGTCCGCGCACTGCAGGCAGAAGGCGTATCGTTTGTTTATATTTCGCATCGAATGGAAGAAATTTTCGCAATGTGCGACCGTATTACCATTTTACGGGACGGTCAGTACGTCGGTGTGCGCAATATTAAGGAAACGACGTTTGAAGAAGTCGTGCAGATGATGGTTGGACGTGAGCTTGGCGAACGCTTCCCGGCGCGGTCGAGTGAAATTGGCGAAGTCAAACTGAAAGTAGAAGGTTTGGCACGCGGCGACATATTTGAAGATGTATCGTTTGAAGTGCATAAAGGGGAAGTCGTCGGCATTGCCGGATTGATGGGTGCGGGGCGCACAGAAGTGATTCAATCAATTTTTGGCTTTAAGAAACCGACTGCGGGCAAGATTTTCATCGACGGCAAACAAGTGGTGATTTCTAATCCGCTGCAGGCGAAAAAGCTTGGCATTGGATTTGTGACGGAAGACCGGAAATCAGAAGGGCTCATACTCGATTTTTCCGTGAAAGAAAACATGTGCCTGACGAACTTTAACCGCATTTCCCAATCAGGTGTCATTCAGAAAAATAAAGAGAAAAACTTATATGACACAATGTCTAAACGCCTTGGCGTACGCACATCGGGACCGGAACAAGTTGTGAAATCCCTGAGCGGCGGAAATCAGCAAAAAGTCGTCATTGCCAAGTGGCTCGGGATTGAACCGGATATTCTGTTTCTGGATGAACCGACAAGAGGTGTGGATGTCGGAGCGAAAAAGGAAATTTACAGCATCATCAATGAACTTTCGGAACGCGGCGTCGCCATTGTGATGGTTTCATCTGAATTGCCCGAAGTGATCGGCATGGCGGACCGTGTGCTCGTGATGCATGAAGGGCAACTGATGGCAGATTTGCCAAAAGAAGAAATGACACAGGAACGGATTATGCATTTTGCAACAGGAGGTGACAAAGTTGTCCAAGATTAA
- the rbsC gene encoding ribose ABC transporter permease, with amino-acid sequence MRSSLQKLGPVIGLLLIVVIISIMSPSFLTLNNLFNVLRQVSINALIAFGMTFVILTGGIDLSVGSILALTGAVTAGMMSGGMDPILAMLLGVLLGVLLGAINGLIIAKGKVAPFIATLATMTIFRGLTLVYTEGRPISGLGDSFTFQMLGKGYIFGIPVPVITMAISFAVLYFILKKTTFGRRVYAVGGNEEASRLSGINVDRIKIYVYSLAGGLTAIASLILTSRLNSAQPTAGNMFELDAIAAVVLGGTSLTGGRGWIVGTLVGALIIGVLNNGLNLIGVSSFFQQVVKGAVILIAVLLDRKKTA; translated from the coding sequence ATGAGATCTTCATTACAGAAATTAGGGCCGGTCATTGGATTGCTTTTGATCGTCGTCATTATTTCGATTATGAGTCCAAGCTTTTTAACACTGAATAACTTATTCAATGTATTGCGCCAAGTATCGATTAACGCATTGATCGCGTTCGGGATGACGTTTGTTATTTTGACGGGCGGAATTGATTTATCAGTCGGTTCGATTCTTGCGCTGACCGGTGCGGTTACAGCCGGTATGATGTCAGGCGGTATGGATCCGATTCTCGCTATGCTGCTCGGCGTACTGTTAGGTGTGCTGCTCGGTGCTATTAATGGATTGATCATTGCGAAAGGGAAAGTCGCACCGTTCATCGCGACTCTCGCGACGATGACGATTTTCCGCGGACTGACGCTTGTGTACACAGAAGGACGTCCGATTTCAGGACTTGGCGACTCGTTCACATTCCAGATGCTCGGTAAAGGATATATTTTCGGTATCCCGGTTCCGGTCATCACGATGGCCATCTCCTTTGCAGTGCTGTACTTTATATTGAAGAAAACGACATTCGGACGCCGTGTGTACGCGGTCGGCGGGAACGAAGAAGCATCCCGTCTTTCCGGAATCAATGTCGATCGAATTAAGATTTATGTGTATTCATTGGCGGGCGGCTTGACAGCCATCGCGTCACTCATTTTGACGTCACGTCTGAATTCAGCACAGCCGACAGCGGGAAATATGTTTGAACTCGATGCCATCGCTGCCGTAGTGCTCGGCGGGACAAGTCTGACAGGCGGCCGCGGATGGATTGTCGGCACGTTAGTCGGTGCGCTGATTATCGGTGTTTTAAATAACGGGTTGAATTTGATTGGCGTATCCTCTTTCTTCCAACAGGTCGTAAAGGGTGCAGTTATATTAATCGCGGTGCTCTTGGATCGCAAAAAGACAGCATAA